Proteins found in one Brachypodium distachyon strain Bd21 chromosome 5, Brachypodium_distachyon_v3.0, whole genome shotgun sequence genomic segment:
- the LOC100839170 gene encoding fasciclin-like arabinogalactan protein 14 — protein sequence MASPWVTTTTALLLLLTLASFSNSAKFNITEIISESPEFKTFNSLLSKTKVAEEINARQDAITVLVVDDKAAGAITALPADTQKKVLAVHVILDYYDPMKLDSVHGKTAMLTTLFQTTGAAADSMGLIKYTQGADEQMSFASAEPGSSASSQLVKVVACRPYNLSVMQVSAAIIPPGIGKGLSGSGNGSSSPTISGPETPPLGTEAIDADAPDQMPDYASDQDVDGPSSPAEPSPTAKSDKGTTDSLASAGNKLRQDIMGTSSVVGIMGALVMFVIW from the coding sequence aTGGCATCTCCCTGGGTAACCACGACGACAgcactcctcctccttctaACGCTCGCCTCGTTCAGTAACAGCGCGAAGTTCAACATCACGGAGAtcatcagcgagtccccggaGTTCAAGACCTTCAACTCCCTCCTCTCCAAGACGAAAGTCGCGGAGGAGATCAACGCGCGGCAAGACGCCATCACGGTGCTTGTGGTCGACGACAAAGCCGCAGGCGCCATCACGGCGCTCCCCGCCGACACGCAGAAGAAGGTGCTGGCCGTGCATGTCATCCTCGACTACTACGACCCCATGAAGCTCGACAGCGTCCATGGCAAGACGGCGATGCTCACCACGCTGTTCCAGAccacgggcgccgccgccgactccaTGGGACTCATCAAGTACACCCAGGGAGCCGACGAGCAGATGTCGTTCGCGTCGGCCGAGCCCGGCTCGTCGGCCAGCTCCCAGCTGGTGAAGGTCGTCGCGTGCCGGCCGTATAACCTCTCCGTGATGCAGGTCAGTGCCGCCATTATACCGCCGGGCATTGGCAAAGGCTTGTCCGGGTCAGGCAACGGGAGCAGCTCCCCAACAATCTCCGGTCCGGAAACGCCGCCGCTTGGCACTGAGGCGATCGATGCTGACGCGCCCGATCAGATGCCTGATTATGCCAGCGATCAAGACGTAGacgggccttcttcgccggCAGAACCATCGCCAACGGCGAAGAGCGATAAAGGGACCACGGATTCGCTCGCATCGGCAGGAAACAAGCTTCGTCAGGATATAATGGGGACAAGTAGTGTTGTTGGCATCATGGGCGCCCTTGTGATGTTCGTGATCTGGTAA